The DNA region CCCAAAGATACAATTATAGTTTTACCCCATTGCCTGCGACACCTGGATTGCGAGGCAAAATTGGAAACTTCTGGCCTGGTATGCGAAAACTGTAACCGCTGCGTAATCGGAGTTTTAAAGACTAAAGGGGAAGAAATGGGCTATAAAGTGTTCATAATCCCTGGTTCAACCTTCCTCAAGAAGATAGTGGAACAAAACAAGTTTAAGGGAGTTATAGGTGTTGCTTGCTTCCAGGACCTCAATTTGGGGATGATGGAACTTTCTAAGTTCTCCTGTCAGGGCGTGCCCCTCCTTAGAGATGGTTGTGTTAATACCAAAGTGGATAGCCGTGCAGTTCTGGAAAAAATGGGTGTTAAACTCAAAGAAGCCAAAAAACTGGCACCAAAAA from Methanobacterium petrolearium includes:
- a CDS encoding DUF116 domain-containing protein, which codes for MTIAEFYQIFGQVVFVAGILLLVLLSVTLILGRMLIEKDRLIFPKLLLFTMDVFYGLFKKFSESVGVDAKIVDHIGVEVRNKVNEKIFQKIQPKDTIIVLPHCLRHLDCEAKLETSGLVCENCNRCVIGVLKTKGEEMGYKVFIIPGSTFLKKIVEQNKFKGVIGVACFQDLNLGMMELSKFSCQGVPLLRDGCVNTKVDSRAVLEKMGVKLKEAKKLAPKSSCSTDPDKRGSF